GAGCTTCGTGGATCTAGGTGGCAGGGCATGAGGGCCTCCTCCTATGTATTGTCGCTTACTTGTGtccttttaaaattgaaatcatGTATTATTAATCGAACAAAACTTATCATCTGATATGACACAAAAGCATATAAAAACCTAGAAATAGACCAAAACGTTCTTCAGAGTTTACAGTATCACTTATCTCCTTCAAATTAACACTTGTTTGACGTAATTAATTAAGCTTTGTCATCGTTTTTACATACTTCAACTGATTCCGCTTAGTTACTTAATTATCAGATGAAGAAAGTAGTGGTTAGTAAAGTAAAATACTCACAGTTCTTGTGCCGTTGGTCACTGCAGTGACAACGAACATAAGAATAAAGCTGACAATGAACTCATgtgattagtttatttttttaatttgaaattaagatGTTAAAATATAGGAAATTAAGGTATCCTATAAAGTGGGATTTGGTTGGTTTATATGCATCATGTGATTAGTTTACACTGATGACTAGTTGCAGTGTAGTGTAGTAGCGTGAGCATTATTGGATGAAGATAGTGTAGTAGCATGAGTATTATTGGATGAAGATAACATAAtgcaaaagagagagaaagaaaagttgcaaGTTGATGACTGGTGCTACTGTGGAATAGCTTTCTTCATTTGGAGAAAGTGTATGTAAGTGGCATGAGTTGTGCTTGCTAGTTTCTAGCATCAGCAGCTTTCATTTCCCTTTTGTTTCAAACAaactatgtttaatttttatgggtTGCAATTAACAGGCAAGGTTCCAAATCCCTTCTGTTGTTTAGCTCATAAACACACCAAACTGTATGTTCATGTTTAATATCGCAAATTAACGAACAAAAATATGCGGAGATTTATTTTCCATTAATGAAGAAGGGTTCTCTAGCAATAGACTAGAAGATAGAGCATTCAATTTATGTCATGAATTATGCGATTTGAGTTATGGAAATCACCCTGGAATCCGCCTTACTTTGATGctgaaaatataaagaaaataggtTGCAGTGAGAaccatttttggattttttttattcaagtgGTACGTACCGCCCTCCTCTTGTCTGGGTAGGTAGACTATTGCATATTTCATCAGCAATGAGAACCAATTTCTGGCTCAACTACGGAAACTTACTCCCTACGTGCATgcctaaaaaaaagttaattaattacattatcattctaaaagaaaaaaattataaaaaaacaaacaaatttttaaaaataattttatttataacttgtTTTCTTTAAATGAATGCTCCGTTTTCTTTATGGTCTATTTTTGGTGCATGCACGAATATATCAGCTTCTTGGATCTAGGTGACAGGGCATGAGGGCCTCCTATATATTGTCGTTGACTTGTGtacttttaaaattgaaatcatGTATTAATCGAACAAAACTTATCATCTGATATGACACAAAAGCATATAAAAACCTAGAAATAGACCAAAACGTTCTTCAGAGTTTACAGTATCACTTATCTCCTTCAAATTAACACTTGTTTGACGTAATTAAGTAAGCTTTGTCGGTCTCAGAACATCGTTTTCGCATACTTCAACTGATTCGGCTTAGTTACTTAATTATCAGATGAAGAAAGTAGTGGTTAGTAGAATAAAATACTCACAACTCTTGTGCGGGTGGCCACTGCAGTGACAACGAACATAAGCATAAAGCTGACAATGAACTCTATAGCGAAAGCTTGCCCATATCCCCCATTGAAGGGACCGTCACTCCACCGCTCATGTACGGATGAAAAAGCGCCTTCAGAGCAAATGCAGCACTCACTGATGCCAAAACTTGTGCACCAATATACACAGGCACctacaaattaataattcagAAAAACCTTTAATATATAGTAATCAATgcaagaaaataacaaatactacaaaacttaattaattaggtgCAGTTACTTAATCAAAATTATCTGGATTTTTATTGAAAGACATTACCAGAAAGACCACCTGCACATGTATGTTACTATACTGTTATTTAATTTGTCCAAAAAAATGAagggaaattaattaattaattaacacttAATTTTGAATTACATTCTTTCCAGGGAAGTGCTTTAATGCAGCAAAGGAAATGGTGACAATGGGATTGAGATGAGTCTCAGAGATGTTTCCTATGGAGAATATGATGATCATGACAGCAAATCCACGTATCTTTACATTCTCAATTACAGAAGAACTGATCATGAGTAGGTGGAAACTGATGAGTTAGGcacaaaggaaaagaaaaactaacttGTATGTGGAAGTGGAGTGTGACAATACAATATGGGATTTGTTAGCGGCCCATAGTGGGTCAATCAATATGTTTTCCTCCTCTCTTAAGGAAAAAGATAAACACGAGtgaaaaaatacatgaatgGTTGAAACTGATGGCAGTTAGgtacaaagaaaaagttttgTGTGGGAAAATACACGGGTTTAGGAGACTGATGAaggtacaaagaaaaagaagaggtaTCTGTTTACTTGTAAGTGGAAGTGGAGTGTGACAAATGCAATATGGGATTTGAAAAAGCGGCCCTTAACGTCAGACATCAATCATTATATGTACCATTCAATGTGCCTTCTGTTATTTTTTCTAATCCATCTTGGCCATCGTTTTTTTCTGTGCATTACTGCACTGTAAGATGCATTTGTCTCAGTCGTCATCAAGGGATGAATTGAAACTGTGAGCAATGCATATTGTCTGTTATATAGGATATATGTAATGAAACACATGACTTTCTGCCTATTGCATGGTTGCAAGACTATCTTGTGATACCTAGCTAGCAAAGAATTCCTTTACATTTGATGGATAACTAATAACTGTTGTGATTGTTTAACTCTTTTGTTTGTGGTCACATTGGTTTAGAATCAAATGCTTGACAAAAAAGGATAATGGCAAGAAAAGGATAATCAAAATGCTTTGAATATGGCAGTTATAAGCAAACATGTGCCTATGGCTCATTTGTAGTCATATTGCTACATACTATAGCATGTCTAAAATTTAATGCGGAGTGAAGAAAGTTACACCAAAAGTATAGACAAAGTAGCTTCAATAATGTTATTTCAATGGGTCAAGGAGGCTGGCTTTTGAACAAGTCATAAcatatttgatttgaattatgCCCAATTCTACGGTGATACCGTGGTTGGGATCTGTGCTGAATTTATTCATTATCATAGGATACAAATAAACAACAGTAAGTTGTATGCAAGAATTTCTCATTTGGATTTGTTAATGATTTCCAATCAAACTAATATGTAAAGGACTAAAGGCTACCACTTCAAAagcattaaaaactaaaaaaattctatGTTGCATCCTTTTTCTAAAAGCAAATTCTTtcagctttttttttcctagactGCGTTAGCAGTGTTTTTTCTGATAAATAAGAGATTCATACCTCTATGTCTTTGTCCAGCTACCTATCTATTACCCTTGATGAATCTTGGCAAAGTCTGACTAAATTCTATTCAGTCCCGTCTAGCCCACGCAACGGATGTTGTTAGTTTGATTTGCGTTCTCATAAGAGAAGCCTGACAGCCTAATGTAACATGTTTGGATTAGGCCTATGAATATTATGCAGCACCATTGGAGTAAAAACTTGCCGAGTGCAAAAAACTAGTTCAGTGGCTAAAGACAAGTGTTTTATAAGTGGACTAACATTCACAAGTGCTTGGATTATGTAGATCTCGAGTTACTATAGTTGTTCCTTGCTGGCTAGGTCATATCACATTTAGAACAAGAGAAAtgctataacattttttaactcTCCTTATCATTGACACTTGttggaaattataaaattatataaattgttaactCATTGTCAAGTGCACTAATTTATCACAAAtagtaaagttaaaattgaAGTACGAGCGTCGAATTCACAAGAATTTTATTTGTACTTAAATTGATGCAAACATAATTAACAAGTaagagataagaaatttaaaataaaagataattaaagagttaaaagataagataaatatttaaattaaaagatgataaagatagaagataaaaatgatGATAATATGTTCAAATGCTTaaagataaattcaaaatttaaaatatgttgggGCAAAGCATGCCTAACCCTTGATGgtgtttctctatttaatgttattcgATTTTCACCTACATCCTGGTCCCTCATGATGAAgagtctaatttatctattatttcataaattcctttgcaaagataaaacaataaattgcaTGAGGTTAGGATTTTCTTTCCCTGGCAATGATTTGTTTAGATGCTCTTTTCCAATTATTTAGAAATTATCATTTTCCAATGTCTAATCCCTAAATAAATGCATGAATGATCAGACCATACAATACAATAAAGCGcaagaaagaaacaataaaaattgacaTTGCATTCGATCAATAGATAGTAAGGAAAGATTACATTACAATGACATTATTGATTGTTCAACTCCTAACAATGGAggtttagtctctcattgtTATGAGAGTCTTTACACTTTAGGGACTGATGTGGATAGGAGAAGAGAGATGgataaaggaagagaagagaataATGAACATAGAGAAAGTTTCCCCTATTAGAGATACTCAGTATGTATTCATTATAGAGCTCTAAGTCTCAGTGTGTGTTTCTCTTTTGCATCCTAATCTTTTTATAGGCCTAAGGTCACTTAAGATTCACCTGACTTCATTGCTAAGTGGGCATCTGGGCTTAGCGAGTATGACGTGATAATGTGGTTAACGCAGTATTCGCACTAAACACGACTTTGAGCTTCTTTGTGTATCTTCTTCGTGTTAAACATGAGCTAACCATGAGGAGACACACTGGACTTGTCTTATTTGCTAATTGAACTGTTTCAATCTCTAACtttttttcaaatctttttatctcatttatttatttaaaacttcaaatttaagtatattaataattttcatttgtataaattttgaatgtttctatgtttatctttataaaaaaattgaaataattcttGTCCAAAAATTAGGATTATTGACACCAAGAGAAAATTTCTTTGGTGCACCAAATTGTTTAAAGTAATAAAGTTTGATGAAACATTATTAGAGTCCAAGTGCGAGTAACAAGTCAAACATtggataaaaatagacatgttgTTGAACAACATTTAAGTGAAAATGACTTGCAAATTACTTGTTTTATGGCTTTAGATTATGTAGTTTTCTTGTGGTCCATCTATAGATATCTCAATGTTATTTTACTCATTGTATTCGCAAACAAAGGGTATTGAGGCAAATGGTGCCCTCACGGAGGAACTTCGTTTATGAAGAATTTCAATGTTTTTCGTTTATTagcatatataaattaataaatttcaaacgAGTTTGAATTTGTGAGATTCAGAGTGTTAGCTTTTCAATATGATAGAGATTAAACAATAATATGgtaaaacatgtttttgttCTCTATAAAACTTCTGAAGTTTAGTTTTagtctattaaaaaatttggtttgtttttCCTCCTTCTAATTTTATAATGTATCATTTTTATCCCATCAAGTATTATTTAAATCACTTTTTGTCTCTCTATAAAGTACTATCAAAGTcacattaaagataaaaagtagTGCGCTTCAATATTAGAAGGACAATAAAATGGACAAATTTTTAGACACAATAAAACCAGACATTAGAAATTTGAGAGATGAAAGACATATTCTACAAAATGATAAACCACAAAGTGGCAAgggtcaaataaaaaatataaaaacttttattttaggtcaattttaCCCATACTTTACCGGTTTAAATTACCTTCtatatcaaatcaattttaatgcTTTGTCATACATCActtatcaaatcaattttaatgcTTTGTCATACATCACTCATAAGGTGATACACCTTACCCCGAACCATATATCTAATagcatttattttgaaatattaaaaaaaattatctaatattcatatggtttaaaatattaaatatttgtccCAATACACCTAAAGTTTAAGAAGACACATGTTAATTAAACATATtagtttaaaaagtaaattacacTAATTATCCCTAAAGTTTTGAGAAATTACACAAATTTCCCCTACTTTTATCTACTCCTACACTAACCCcctaattttttgaaaatatatattgatacaCCTTATATACAACAATAACTGCCCTTAATTGCTCAAATTTCCACTCTGAGCCTCTTTATCAAATCTCATATTGCATTGTCACACTCCACGTCAGTTGCAATCACTCACACCCCTCCTATATAATACATCTTCACTCTTTGCATCCTCACCCTAAACCAAACCAAATCGAAGACAAAACAATTTTAACATCAATCTCAAgggtatttttctctctcttttctctttccttatttagtttaatatatattttcttgtcTTATCTATCAACCATTTAGTTGATTTTAGGTTATTAACTACTTAGAGATCAACAGAGAAAGGAAAGGAATGGACATTACTCTTGCAAAAAAGGTATGTTCAAAATTGCACTAAGCTAAGTTCCTTatctaacaaaataaattatatacgtGAATTGATGAGTTGACTCCAAATTAAACCAAGTTGGAGCAGAGTTTATTGGCACATTCATTCTCATGTTTGCGGCAATAGGCTCTGCAATTGAGAAGGAAAAGACAGAGCAAAACTTTAATTATGCAGCGTCAGTGGACTTGCTGTCATGATCTGTCATATCCTCCACATGTCACATCTTTGGGGCTCATTTCAACCCCCGAGATGTGGTGTGTGGAGAATATGACGATCATGACAGCAAGTCCACTAGCGCTGCATAATTAGAGTTTCTGATCCATGTGTCTTTTCGTTCTCAATTGCAAAGCCTATTGTCACAAACATGAGAATAAATGTGCCAATAAACTCTGCTCCAacctaatttaattttcaactcaacaacatcaattcACATATATCATTTTACTAGATAAGGAACTTAGCTTAGTGCAATTTTGGAtatatcttttttgcaagaataATGTTCATTCTTTTCTCTATTAATCTCTAATTAGTTGGTACCCTAAAACCAAATAAAGGGTAGATAGATAAGACAAGAAAAACTATATTAGACTAAATAGGAAGagaataaagagagaaagatacCCTTGAGATTGATGTTAAAATTGTTATGTCTTTGGTTTATTAGATCTGGGACGAGGATACAAAGAGTGAAGAAGTATGTATTACATAGGAGGAATGTGATTGACTAGAGAATCGAgatggaaagaaaggaaaaatacatGAGGTTTGAAATTTATTACAGTTAGGcacaaaggaaaagaagaggtAGTTGTTTACTTGTACAGAGAAGTGTTCGATGTGAGAAAGATACATTGGTTGAAACTGATGTTGGGTGTGGCGAGTTTGGAAAACTGATGGCTGTTAGAtacaaaggaaaagaagagttATCGGTTAACTTGTACGTGGAATGTGACAAATGTAATATGGAATTTGAGAAAGAGGCCTTTAACGTCAGACATCAATCATTGGTACAAACATATTCACAGCTTATAGCATAAAAAGACGCATGAACAGAAACAGTTGCTTTTTAGAGCGGTTATCTGCAAGAATCAATGGAGAGAAAAGTTAAGCCATGGAATCTAAGTGAATGATATAACTAGGATTTTCTTAAATGCATCCAAGGTCAAGGTATAGTTTGCTAAATTAAAATACTACTAAATAAGGTCGGGGTAAATTAGCAAATCTCTATATATGGATAGAGAAAAGGGAACCACGGGGTATACTTTTATTAGGGAGAAAGTAAACAAGGTCATACTATTATTAATTCTTTACGAGCTTCCTGCAGTTCATCATTACTCTGACGCTCCTTCACAACAAGGATTTGATTCATGGCCTCCATATTTTCCAAATTATCTACTTtttcttgcaattcatcattCATCTCTTCTGTTTTATTCTGAACAGCTGCATCATCTTCATCTCCAAGATGCTTCATAACTTGCAATTTCCCTTTTAACTCTTCAATTTCCATTTCCAACTTTTGTTTGGCATCTAGCTGTTTTTCCAACTGAAGTATCTTGTTATAGGCCTCCTCTTTCTCTCGCTGAAAATTTTGAAGTTTACACCAATAAGATGTATTCACAATGTATAAGAATGAAGTGATAAATAGCAATCTTTTCATAACCAAGACACTAAATAGTAAATAAGAGGCAAACCTTTTGCTCTTCAACAAGCCTTAAGACACTCTCATGGGCTATCTTTTGTTCCTTTGAAGCCAATAGGAGTGACTCATTCCTCAGATCTTTCTAGAAAGACAAATATTATGTAAGAATCCTATAAAGGCACATCATAAATGCTATTGTTTTCAAAGTCTGCAAGCACCTTAAGCAAGGCAGTGTGGAAGCTATAAATGTTTTCAAGTATGCTGCTTTTTTTCCTCCAAAAACTAACATTGGCTCTTTAGACGTTAGAGTTTACTGTTTCGcataatatatgaatattatatacaaatggtttttaataattattgtcaTAGATGGCATAATCACATAAATAAAACTGAAACCATTTTTATGAATTGATATTTCCTCACAATGAATGGAAGCCATAAATTTGCCAATATTGACTTAAGGGTCCAATCTTAAGGGAGTGAATAGAATCAGAATAAATTACTTGGCTCAAATCAGTAGcaaccaataaaataattttagtgaCAGAAAAAAGACAAAAGCATGCCAAAAAGTTTTGAACTGACAGTTATTTATAAGCCAGAAAGATCCaggtataaaaattatatttaaaatgagtACATATTTACAggccaaaaaatataatatacattacCTTCTTGTTGTCCTCTTCaagtttcttcttctcttgatcAGTTAGGGCCTCACGTTTGTTTAGATCTCTACTCCAGGAATCAAGCTTCCGCTTTTTTTCCTCCAATTCACTACTCAGCTTTTCTTGTTCATCCAGGAATCAAACATAAAGATCTTGTTGATGTAAAGGTTGATTGACAGCTTGAGGTAGAGCTGGGCGCTGGATTGGCTCTGCTTCACAGGCTAGGTCGGTCTCCAAATACTTTCCTAGAGCAAGGTGGTTTGCCTTTTGTTGTGCACTTCTGTTAGCAGAACTCTTACCAACTCCTGATGCATGTTGCAATAAATCCTTAtatttgaattcttgttttttttcccaGCACAGTAAGGACATCTAAGAGTTCCATTCAAATTTTTAACCTTGTATTTCCCAGCCCTTAACTGTTCATATCGTTTCTCTGCGTACTCTTCAATCTAAGATTCGCTGATATCAGAATCTTCTTCAGAGCTGTAGTCCATTGAAGCTCTGcatacaaatacaaaaaaatcagTCCAGGAACAACGGTTGTGTACAATTTGAGGGGAGACAAATTTTCAGAAAGCACCAATGCAAAAACTTGCAGAAAAAACTAAGGAAATGTACATTAATAATTTGCACGCAAAAAAATTCAGACAACGACAGAAAAATAATGCTACCGAGTGACAAGCAAACAATGGTCTGCCTTGGCAGACTATCCACATCTTCATGAAATGAgtagaacaaaaaagaaacagcAATAATAGCAAACAGTCAGGGACGCAAGTTATCATCAGCAGCTTCAGAGTTTTGATTGCCAATTTTCTTAGTTAATCCGCAGTTCACTGAgttattaacaaaatttctCCAAGTATCACAAACAATAGTCACCAAACCCCTAAATCAGACACAAGAACAACCACATTTGGCTAGCAAACAGATAAACCCTCGAACAATGCGTCTCTTAGCACATGCAACAAAGCACATGCAGCAAATcgcaaaaatgaaaacatacgCGACATTCGAGAAATCACACATGATTTTCAACCGCATTATGAGCTGAGATAGTGAGAAGTTGAACTTACAGTTTGAGAGTGAAACGATCGGTGCAGTAAAAGTGAGAAATGAGAAAGGCAAGCCCTAGTTGATTTGGGTGTGTGCGAGCTAGAGAAAAATGAGCAGCTGTGACGACGCTGTACAGGTTTAACGGAAAGCCTTATTTTGCCATTGGTTGAAGCTAACCATGAGTGGAATTGTTTGATTCTGATTCCTATTCCTGAGGCTGCAGGATTTTGGTCTATATATAGATGTTGAACTTATTCATTCAGTGTAAGGAGGATAATTAAGATTGATATGatatattcaataaatatttttttttctttttttattacatctTATCACTAAatgttcatgtattttttttctcttacactGTATTTggtagaaaagtaaaaaaaatttatgaaaaataagatggacaaaaacaaaaaagaaatagaataaaattaaaataaaaaaatagaatgaaaataaatgtgtttagtttaagaaaaatgaataaataaataaataaatttatttaattaaaatattttttctcaaaatgtataatcaattattcaaaaaaaaacttgatggtCAATTGTAGgacatgaaaattaatttttaaattttgaaaatccattttcatTTGAGTGTTTATGAATAAACACAtgatattattcatttttacaCTCTTTTGGAGAGAGAAAGCGTGAATCTCACATTTTAATATAATGATCACATATATATTTGTATTCATGGCTGGGACAGGATCCCGCATTATTAAACAATagatttctattttcaaaaatagaTCATATGTATGAGTGTGGCATCATTGAATAAAGTTATACTAAAACAATTCCATCTAAATAATTCCTTTAAGCTTGCTTTGAAGAAGATAGCTTTTGGCATACCAAATGATGCCTTTAAACCTGCACTGAACTTTCATAATAAACGTATTTTAAGCATTATTATCACTTCACTTGTGACCCTAGGGGAGTAAATATAGGTTGGGAGTGGTTTTGCCAGAAAAAGTAAGCGATGTTTAGAAGCTCATAGAATAGGTAGgtacatatatttatatgaaaGTTTAAAGGCTGAGTGAGTGGGTCATGGTAAGTGTACACACTACACACATAATAGTGTCCACTAGTATATCCTATTATAGGGCAGAGAGAGCAGAACCTTAAAAGCACCCAACAGTTAAATGAGTGAATCATACACTGGAATTGAGCAGTGCGAAATGTAgtacaatttttatatattgggATCAGGAATTGGGAATTGCGGGGAATTCCCACCAATTAAATGAATCAGCTTAGGCTTGTCTACTGAAAATCAATGTATAAAACTTATTAGTATTGAGacattaattaaatgatttttagtattaattatgattttcagTATTAATTGTGGGGATTTTTGTTCGGTTATTGAGTTATTTTAGTTGTTAATGCTTATGTTAGCTTATTTAGCTCTAGTTCTAAATGAAAAAACAATGATTTAGATTTGTGGTGTCATGCTTAATGCATTAATCGTTGGTTTCTTTCTAtacttattctttttatatgatttaGTTATACTTGTTAAGACTTCATTCAGGTAAAACTTGTTTGATCCCTGGTTTAATAAACTTTCATTCGTTTCTGTTCTTGTTATTTTAGTCCTATTATTACTTAATGATGAATTAaatgactttatttatttaagttttattatttaagctGCGTTAAtctagtttaattaattatcttaactttgaattttaaattgtctaattattgatttttatgagTTTTGAATTGTTTTTGTTCAGATTACATGTGGtttctatctttatttttttatttgaaattaagaGGTTAAAATATAGGAAATTAAGATATCCTATAAAGTGGGGTTTGCTTGGTTTATATGCATCATGTGATTAGCTTATTTTGTGCTTAAAATATTACTGTgaagaagataagaaaaaattattcaaataattaagtaaattttttgGTTGCAATGTAATTAAGGTATCCTATAAAGTGGAGTTTGCTGGATTTACATGCATCATGTGATTAGTTTATTTTGTGCTTAAAATATTACCATGAAGAAGATaagaaaaagttatttaaataattaagtaaatttttataCACTACTACGTGAATATTTGTACACTGAATTGATGATGGTGGTTGCATGTAGTGTAGTAGTGCCAACGTGAGCGTTATTGGGTGAAGATAACATAACGCAAAATGAGAGAAAGAAAGGTTGCAAGTTGGTGACTGGTGTTACTGTGGAATAGCTCCcttaatttggaaaaaaatgtaTGGAAGTGACATGGGTTGTGCTTTGCTATTTTCTAGCATCATCCGCTGGCTGTCATTTCTTGTTCTCCTTTCTTTTGGTGTCTTCTGTTGTTGTATCCACTATTACGGATAGATATTCATCCCTTAGCTAACTCTATATTTACTTTAATTTGTGTTTCATTAAATTCTTGGAAgtctaaaaaaaacatatatgttatgttaaataacaatgaaatttggcagttttattatattcaaaatattagtTTGAGGAGGCACTAATGTAATTGAGACAGTTTATACAAGATAAAATCTGCATGATTTATGAGTCATGACAAACACgattatatgcatatatatgtttttaattgtaGTCATTTTATTACTTGTAGCTCCTTAACTCGTTTATGTTGTTAATTGTAGCTCCTAGAGAAATGAATTTCTTTTGACAACAAGACAATTGGCCTTTGTACTAGAGTACAATTCttcctaataaatatttgtcttatttaatataaaaaaacatatgtatgcATATAATGTAACCATCATAATGCAAATTGGAGTGGGGTAGCTGTACTGCATAATACAATTgtactacaagaaaaataaccTATGTCTACAACACTTCTTAGTTCcagaccaaaataaaaataacctaTGCAAATTAGTGTAGGTATATCTCAAAAACACTTTTACCTACAACTAACTATTGTAGATAAAAAGTCAACCACTTGTACTAACCATTATTTGGTGTAGGCAAattcattaaaactaaaaaaatacttctacCTACAACTATGttgtgtaggtaaaactccaaAAAAACTTATGCCTATAATTGATTATAGTGTAGgtaaaacttaaaagaattaaCAGAAGCACCGTGTaggcaaaattttaaatttttttaaaaaacttatacctACAACTACGTTATgtagataaaattttataaaatatgtgcCTATAAGTGATTGATGTAGGTATAATTTCAAAAGTCTTATCCCTACAATTGTTGGTGTAAGTAAAACTCTTTAAGACATAAATTGGAGAATCCAAAGAACATTAACATTAATCAACGAAAATAACCTCAAaagtactttttttaaaatgaaaataacatgcatggaAAGAAACGAATAAAGCACAAGAGTTGATtagcaataataaaataatt
This region of Glycine max cultivar Williams 82 chromosome 7, Glycine_max_v4.0, whole genome shotgun sequence genomic DNA includes:
- the LOC102669940 gene encoding glycerol uptake facilitator protein-like → MISSSVIENVKIRGFAVMIIIFSIGNISETHLNPIVTISFAALKHFPGKNVPVYIGAQVLASVSAAFALKALFHPYMSGGVTVPSMGDMGFPLNLYSVDTAAHFSLARTHPNQLVLAFLISHFYCADRFTLKLGLVTIVCDTSRNFVNNSVNGGLTKKIGNQNSEAADDNFASL